The Lachnospiraceae bacterium KM106-2 nucleotide sequence AAAATCTTTCTTGGTAAATGGACTGACCGTAGGGACACCAGTTGAACCCGAAGAGGTGGAGATAAATACAACATCATCTTCCTTAACAGCACACATCTCTCCTAGAAAACTTCCCACTCCTTGAGTCTCTCGCTCTGTTTTCTTATTGACAAAAGGAAATTTACGAATATCTTCTAATGATTGTATATCCTCTGGTTTCACCCCTGCTTGATCAAATGCTCTTTTATAATAAGGTGAATTTTCATATGCAAAAGCGGTAATCTCCTGTAATTCTTCCAACTGCAACTCTTCTAGTTGCTCCCTTGGCATAGTTTCAATTTCTTTATTCCAATATTTTTGATCTACTGACATAACTATTACCTCCTATTCTTATCATATTAGTATGAATTAACTGTTTAAAAAATGTGCTTTCAAAATCAAAAGCACTTGCTATTTGTTATGTACTTATTATATCCATTGGAAGAAAAAGGTGTTAATACCTATAACCGTCAACCAGTTATAGGTATTTCCTATAATAATTTATTCTCATATAATTTTAATTCTTCAATATATTTAATACTCAAATCTGATAACATCTGATCCTTTCTTGTGATGTAGCCGATCGTCATAATCTCTTCACTCTCCAAAGGAACAGCAATATAATCACCACCATTTAACTCTTCGCAAAGAATTCCAGAGCAAAGAGTATAACCATTCAAACCGACCATAAGATTTAAGACAGTCGCACGGTCATTTGCTTTGATGATCTGCTTATAATCATAGGTACTTAATACCTCTTCCGCTAAATAAAAGGAATTGTTACTTCCCTGATCAAACGAAAGACATGGGTACGATTCTAAGTCTTCCATCGTCAAAACTTCTCGATCGGCTAACGGATTCCCTTTCCATAAATAGACGTAAGTCTTACATTGAAATAACGGATGAAAGATCAATTGGTTTTCATTTAGTATCTTTTGAACTACCTTAGAATTAAAATCATCCATATATAAAATACCAAGATCACTCTTACATGTTCTCACGTCTTCCATCACTTCATAGGTCTTTGTTTCTCGAACGGCAAATTCATATTCATCCATACCAAATTCCCTTACCATCTCAACAAATGCTTTTACGGCAAAGGTATAATGCTGCATAGATACACTGAATTTTTTCTTCATATTCTTCTTGGTAATATATCGATTCTCTACTAACGCAAACTGCTGACACATCTGTCGCGCATAACCTAAGAACTCTTCTCCCTCTGCAGTTACCGTAATTCCACGATTGGTTCGATTAAAGAGCGTAATCCCGATCTCATGTTCCAATTCCTTGATCGATCCTGATAAACTTGGCTGAGAGATAAATAATTCCTGACTAGCCTTATTCATAGATTGTGCATCTGCCACAGCTATGGCATATCTCATCTGTTGTAGTGTCAACTATAACACTTCCTTCCTAACGTTCTATGTAAAAAACCCACTTGCCTTTTAAAGTAAAAATAAAGGAAGTGGGCTGATTTGTCAATTCATTTTTTTCTTATACATGAATTCGAAATGTCTTAGGTGCCAGATAATAGACTGCAACTAACGCAAGAATACAATATAATAACGTAAATCCGATCATGCCAAAACAGAAAAATACAAGCGGTATCTCATTTTGCATTAGGATAAAGGTGATCATATATGTTCCGCCTTGTACGGCTGAGAAAATTGGATTCTTAATATCCATCTCACTATTATAAGGCTGTAATAGATAATACATCACCAGATAATGAACCGAGAAGAACACCGACATGGCAATAATACTAATCCAAGCAAGAATGCCTAAGAGCATACTGTTCTGTCCTCCATCGATCGCAATTAAAATTCCACATCCAGCACCGATGATCAGTGCCGGCTTACAGTTAATCTGGATCATAGTAATGAGACGAATCCGAAACAAACGAAGGATATCCGCTGGCTGACGATAAAAGCGGTACGTTAGCATACTATGGTCGCAATTCATGAATAGATACCGGCTGATATTCTGACCTCGATTGATCATATACATGACAAACAAAAGCAGAGTTAATTTATTTCTCAACACATCGCCAAGACCTATTCTAATGTTTGGGAATAGAACTGC carries:
- a CDS encoding methionine biosynthesis and transport regulator MtaR, LysR family, with amino-acid sequence MTLQQMRYAIAVADAQSMNKASQELFISQPSLSGSIKELEHEIGITLFNRTNRGITVTAEGEEFLGYARQMCQQFALVENRYITKKNMKKKFSVSMQHYTFAVKAFVEMVREFGMDEYEFAVRETKTYEVMEDVRTCKSDLGILYMDDFNSKVVQKILNENQLIFHPLFQCKTYVYLWKGNPLADREVLTMEDLESYPCLSFDQGSNNSFYLAEEVLSTYDYKQIIKANDRATVLNLMVGLNGYTLCSGILCEELNGGDYIAVPLESEEIMTIGYITRKDQMLSDLSIKYIEELKLYENKLL